In Hemiscyllium ocellatum isolate sHemOce1 chromosome 16, sHemOce1.pat.X.cur, whole genome shotgun sequence, one genomic interval encodes:
- the atox1 gene encoding copper transport protein ATOX1, with the protein MTKYEFFVDMTCEGCSNAVTRVLNKLGVQFDIDLPNKKVFIESDQKLEVLMECLKRTGKEVQYVGEK; encoded by the exons ATGACG AAATACGAGTTCTTTGTTGACATGACCTGTGAAGGCTGCTCTAATGCTGTGACCCGTGTGCTGAATAAGTTAG GTGTGCAATTTGACATAGATCTTCCTAACAAAAAAGTCTTCATTGAATCTGACCAAAAATTGGAGGTGCTGATGGAATGCCTGAAAAGGACAGGAAAAGAGGTGCAATATGTTGGAGAGAAGTAG